From Nonomuraea helvata, a single genomic window includes:
- a CDS encoding ABC transporter ATP-binding protein yields the protein MNAIVFDHVSKHYGDVLAVDDLSLAIEPGKTVALLGPNGAGKSTSINLLLGLLKPTRGTVSIHGRTSDQAVRAGEMGAMLQNGALIPELSVKELIDLVRRLYPRPLGLEEILKLADLTDLAGRRANKLSGGQSQRVRFALAIAGAPRILLLDEPTAAMDVESRLRFWAGMHDYAADGRTVLFATHYLEEADEHSDRVIVIAKGRLAADGTAAEIKAAAGGHTVSFALGDQPAAGLDRLPEVTVVEVVAGTATLHTTDTDATLAGLYRGTTLDVRELKVSGADLEAAFLALTKES from the coding sequence ATGAACGCCATCGTGTTCGACCACGTCAGCAAGCACTACGGGGACGTGCTCGCCGTCGACGACCTCTCGCTGGCCATCGAGCCAGGCAAGACCGTGGCCCTGCTCGGCCCCAACGGCGCCGGCAAGTCGACCTCCATCAACCTGCTGCTCGGCCTGCTCAAGCCCACCCGCGGCACGGTCTCCATCCACGGCCGCACCTCGGACCAGGCGGTCAGGGCCGGCGAGATGGGCGCGATGCTGCAGAACGGCGCGCTCATCCCCGAGCTGTCCGTCAAGGAGCTCATCGACCTCGTACGCCGGCTCTACCCCCGGCCGCTCGGCCTTGAGGAGATCCTCAAGCTGGCCGACCTGACCGACCTCGCGGGCCGCCGCGCGAACAAGCTCTCCGGCGGCCAGTCACAGCGCGTCAGATTCGCCCTGGCCATCGCGGGGGCGCCCAGGATCCTGCTGCTCGACGAGCCGACCGCCGCCATGGACGTGGAGTCCAGGCTGCGGTTCTGGGCCGGCATGCACGACTACGCGGCGGACGGCAGGACCGTGCTGTTCGCCACCCACTACCTGGAGGAGGCCGACGAGCACTCCGACCGGGTGATCGTCATCGCCAAGGGGCGGCTGGCCGCCGACGGCACCGCCGCCGAGATCAAGGCCGCGGCCGGCGGCCACACCGTCAGCTTCGCCCTCGGCGACCAGCCCGCGGCCGGCCTCGACCGGCTGCCCGAGGTCACCGTCGTGGAGGTCGTCGCCGGCACCGCCACCCTGCACACCACCGACACCGACGCCACCCTCGCCGGGCTCTACCGGGGCACCACGCTCGACGTGCGCGAGCTGAAGGTCTCCGGCGCCGACCTCGAAGCCGCCTTCCTCGCCCTCACCAAGGAGTCCTGA
- the hisG gene encoding ATP phosphoribosyltransferase codes for MLRLAVPNKGALSEAAQQMLKEAGYRPRRDSKELVVVDEANGCELFFLRPRDIAVYVGEGTLDVGITGRDMLVDSGAPVEEIMPLGFGASTFRLAAAAGTMTSAEDLNGRRVATSYAGLLDKYLSDQGVDARVIKLDGAVETAIRLGVADAVADVVETGTTLRNVGLEVFGEPIMRSEAVLIKQQSSPDTPGVEQLVRRFQGVVHARDFVMMDYDIRAERIEEAIALTPGMEGPTVSPLHREGWVAVRAMVRRHGHQRVMDQLWDIGARAILVTDIYACRL; via the coding sequence ATGCTGCGTCTGGCAGTACCGAACAAGGGCGCGCTCAGCGAGGCCGCCCAGCAGATGCTCAAAGAGGCCGGCTACCGGCCCCGCAGGGACAGCAAGGAGCTCGTCGTCGTCGACGAGGCCAACGGCTGCGAGCTGTTCTTCCTGCGCCCCCGCGACATCGCCGTCTACGTCGGCGAGGGCACGCTCGACGTCGGCATCACCGGCAGGGACATGCTGGTCGACTCCGGCGCGCCGGTCGAGGAGATCATGCCGCTCGGCTTCGGCGCCTCCACCTTCCGCCTGGCCGCCGCGGCGGGCACGATGACCTCGGCCGAGGACCTCAACGGCCGCCGCGTCGCCACCTCCTACGCGGGCCTGCTCGACAAGTACCTCTCCGACCAGGGCGTCGACGCCCGCGTGATCAAGCTGGACGGCGCCGTCGAGACCGCCATCCGGCTCGGCGTGGCCGACGCGGTGGCCGACGTCGTGGAGACCGGCACCACCCTGCGCAACGTCGGCCTCGAGGTGTTCGGCGAGCCGATCATGCGCTCGGAGGCCGTGCTGATCAAGCAGCAGAGCTCGCCCGACACGCCGGGCGTCGAGCAGCTCGTCCGCCGCTTCCAGGGCGTCGTGCACGCCCGCGACTTCGTCATGATGGACTACGACATCCGCGCCGAGCGCATCGAGGAGGCCATCGCGCTCACGCCCGGCATGGAGGGCCCCACGGTCTCGCCGCTGCACCGCGAGGGCTGGGTCGCCGTGCGGGCCATGGTCCGCCGCCACGGCCACCAGCGGGTGATGGACCAGCTCTGGGACATCGGCGCGCGGGCCATCCTGGTCACCGACATCTACGCCTGCCGCCTGTGA
- a CDS encoding ABC transporter permease encodes MLYYAKTEALRMLRNRRYLIFVVAFPVLLYVINANIYGKQTDAGGVRYSVILMVSMAAYGALASSMMSTAVPWATERQSGWLRQLQITPLPNWVIIATKLATAMLLVLPSLVLVSVVAVVQQGVSLSPGTWASVLLAMWLGVLPFVALGLAIGSVLSADAAQPAAMLCMFALAIAGGLWFPPEVFGDTLRTIADFTPSFHYARLGQSLAAGHGLPMTDLLVVAGWGVALGAAAVFLYRRATVRA; translated from the coding sequence ATGCTCTACTACGCCAAGACCGAGGCGCTGAGGATGCTGCGCAACCGGCGCTACCTCATCTTCGTCGTCGCCTTCCCCGTCCTGCTCTACGTGATCAACGCCAACATCTACGGCAAGCAGACCGACGCGGGCGGCGTGCGGTACAGCGTCATCCTGATGGTCTCGATGGCCGCCTACGGCGCGCTGGCCTCCTCCATGATGAGCACGGCGGTGCCGTGGGCCACCGAGCGGCAGTCCGGCTGGCTGCGCCAGCTCCAGATCACCCCGCTCCCCAACTGGGTGATCATCGCGACCAAGCTGGCCACCGCCATGCTGCTCGTGCTGCCCTCGCTGGTGCTGGTGAGCGTGGTCGCGGTGGTGCAGCAGGGCGTGTCGCTGTCGCCGGGCACGTGGGCGTCCGTGCTGCTCGCGATGTGGCTGGGCGTGCTGCCGTTCGTCGCGCTGGGGCTGGCCATCGGCTCCGTGCTGTCGGCCGACGCGGCACAGCCGGCCGCGATGCTCTGCATGTTCGCGCTGGCGATCGCCGGCGGGCTGTGGTTCCCGCCCGAGGTGTTCGGCGACACCCTGCGCACGATCGCGGACTTCACCCCCTCCTTCCACTACGCCCGGCTGGGCCAGAGCCTCGCCGCCGGCCACGGCCTGCCCATGACGGACCTGCTGGTCGTCGCCGGATGGGGCGTCGCGCTGGGAGCCGCTGCCGTCTTCCTGTACCGGCGGGCTACCGTACGAGCATGA